In Afipia sp. P52-10, the sequence GCTGCGAGACCCGCACCAGGTTGGCCGTCGCATCCTTGACGCCGGCGATGTTCGTCAGGGCGAACAGGCGCTTCATCGTCTCGACCGACATGTCGATCACCGAACGGCCGGGAATGTTGTAGATGAGGATCGGAATGCCGATCGCATCGTTGATCGCCTTGAAGTGCTGGTAGAGCCCTTCCTGGGTCGGCTTGTTGTAGTAAGGCGTTACCACGAGCACGGCGTCGGCGCCCGACTTCTCCGCATGCTTGGCGAGGCCGATCGCCTCCTCCGTCGAGTTGGAGCCTGCACCGGCTACAACGGGCACACGGCCCTTTGCTTCCTCGACGCACCACTCGACCACCTTGTTGTGCTCGTCATGGCTCAAGGTCGGGCTCTCGCCGGTGGTTCCCACCGGCACCAACCCATGAGTTCCCTCTTCGATCTGCCAATTCACCAGCGCCCGAAACGCAGCCTCGTCCAGCGAACCATTTTTGAACGGCGTCACCAAGGCGGTAAAGGACCCCCTGAAATTCGTCTTGGCTGCCATTGTCATCTCCAGATTCGTCGCGGCTGCGGCTGTTTTGCGTTGTTTCGCCGCGATTTGCGATCAATAACGGGTCCGCCGCCCGGAGGAAAGAGCTACGGTGGACAGACGACCGTCCGCCGGCGGACCAGAATAAAGCTCCTCTCAAACCGCTGATTGGCCTCGATTTCGCCAAGGAGCGCCGCCATAAACGTGGCATTTCGCGTTCGCGGTTTATCAACCTAAGCAATGCAATAGATTGTCGCTTGCGGCATCGCCGTCCGATTCGCCGCCAGGGGTAGGACATTTGGCCCTCGAAACGCTGACACACGACGCATCGGCTTGTTCGGAACTCCGAGGCACGGTGCACCGTTCCCTCGTCCGTTTTCTGACCGCGTCGAGCCTTGCGGCGCTGGTGCTTGCTGCGCCCTGCGCCAGCGCGCCGGTTTTCGCGCAGACGAAA encodes:
- the dapA gene encoding 4-hydroxy-tetrahydrodipicolinate synthase; translation: MAAKTNFRGSFTALVTPFKNGSLDEAAFRALVNWQIEEGTHGLVPVGTTGESPTLSHDEHNKVVEWCVEEAKGRVPVVAGAGSNSTEEAIGLAKHAEKSGADAVLVVTPYYNKPTQEGLYQHFKAINDAIGIPILIYNIPGRSVIDMSVETMKRLFALTNIAGVKDATANLVRVSQQRSEIGEDFNQLSGEDGTALGFNAHGGHGCISVTSNVAPRLCSEFQAACLRGDYASALKLQDKLMPLHVNLFMETSPSPVKYALSLLGKCEDTVRLPMVKVSEPTKAAVRSAMVHAGLLN